The sequence GGCCTGGCTTCTATTTTGGCACTACTGACTGTTGAAGAGAGATAGGATAGAAGCACAAAAATGAAGCTGTGACTTTGGCCATCCTCTATTGAGTAAAGAAAAGTCAGGACATGTATAGATATACATGGTATGCCTCAGttcagtctgaaaaaaaaaattgttgatattcttagaaaaaaaaaagtgaatcccACAGTCAGACTTGTTTTTAACATTGGAAAGTATAGCTGTTTGAGCTTCAACAATAATAACAAGAGGATGAAGAATGAGGCCATGAGAATTCCCCTTTCTAAGGGTGTAATAGAGTCTGAATGACATATGGAGACTGCCACCTTCCTGGAGTGTGACTGTCCAATGAAATCCTGAGCAGAGGAATGatgtggggaaactggacagttgTCAGTGAGTTTGTTCTTGTGAGCTTCTCATCCCTGTCCTCTCAGCTACAAGCTCtgttgtttctcctttttttgaCCATTTACCTTGTTACCCTGATGGGAAATGTCCTCATAATCCTGGTGACTACAGCTGACTCTGCCCTCCAAAGTcctatgtacttcttcctcaggaACTTGTCTTTCCTGGAGATAGGTTTCAACTTGATTATTGTGCCCAAGATGCTGGGGACCCTGATCATCCAGGACACAACCATCTCCTTCCTTGGCTGTGCTACCCAGAtgtacttcttcttcttctttggagCTGCTGAGTGCTGCCTGCTGGCCACCATGGCgtatgaccgctacgtggccatctgtgACCCTTTGCGCTATCCAGTCATCATGGGTCGCAGAGCCTGTGGCCAGCTGGCAGCTGCCTCCTGGTTCTCAGGATTCCCAGTGGCTACTGTGCAAACCACATGGATTTTCAGCTTCCCTTTTTGTGGCCCCAACAGGGTgaaccacttcttctgtgacagcCCCCCTGTGATCGCACTGGTCTGTGCTGATACCTCTCTGTTTGAACTGGAAGCTCTAACAGCTACTGTCCTATTCatcctcttccctttcttgttGATCCTGACA comes from Cervus elaphus chromosome 1, mCerEla1.1, whole genome shotgun sequence and encodes:
- the LOC122695049 gene encoding olfactory receptor 10A4-like, yielding MMWGNWTVVSEFVLVSFSSLSSQLQALLFLLFLTIYLVTLMGNVLIILVTTADSALQSPMYFFLRNLSFLEIGFNLIIVPKMLGTLIIQDTTISFLGCATQMYFFFFFGAAECCLLATMAYDRYVAICDPLRYPVIMGRRACGQLAAASWFSGFPVATVQTTWIFSFPFCGPNRVNHFFCDSPPVIALVCADTSLFELEALTATVLFILFPFLLILTSYVRILSTIFRMPSAEGKHKAFSTCSSHLLVVSLFYSTAILTYFRPRSSNSPESKKLLSLSYTVVTPMLNPIIYSLRNTEVKAALRRAIRRTLGFQKL